One Gemmatimonadota bacterium genomic window, CCCCTGCAGGCCCATGCGCACGCATCCTGGATGGCCCACGCGCCGGAACTCGTTGATGCGGCAGACGCTCCCGTCGGACATGCTGAACAATGCACTCTGGTTGCTGAAGGGATTGTTCCAGTCATTGGCCCCGTAAATCCCGTCCTCGTGGGCGTCTCGATATCCCTGGCAGGATACCCGGGTCATGCGCGCGCCGGTAACGGATATGATCTGACTCGTCGAATGTGTTGGGTAGTACATGGGCGGGATGCCGGCCGTCTCCCTCCAGTTCTCGCCACCGCGCCATCGTGCCACGTCGTAGAGGCCGTGGTCCCAATCATGGTAGTACTCCGCCTGGCCGTAGACGATCCGGCCGAAAGCGCCCCGGGCGTACTGTTCCCGGCAGTACAGCACGCCGGGATAATAGTAGCTGGTCTCGCCGAGCATGTAGACCGCGCCCGAAGTCCTGGCAGCGGCCACCAGGTTTTCGATTTCGGCCACGCTGATCCCCGGCGGCACGGCCGAGTACACGTGTTTACCGGCTTCCAGGGCCTGGACGGCCTGGGGACCGTGAAGCCAGTTCTGGGTAAAGAGACACACGGCGTCCACGGCGGACTCGCAGAGGGTATCGAGGGAGGGACTGGAGTCACTGATCTGGAAACGGGCAGCCGCAAGCGCCCTTTTTTCGTCGTCCAGGTCGCACAGCACCACCCTACCGACCTGTGGATGCGCCTTGAACAGGGGGATGAACGACTGCGAGAAA contains:
- a CDS encoding Gfo/Idh/MocA family oxidoreductase, giving the protein MGLQVGIVGTGAFSQSFIPLFKAHPQVGRVVLCDLDDEKRALAAARFQISDSSPSLDTLCESAVDAVCLFTQNWLHGPQAVQALEAGKHVYSAVPPGISVAEIENLVAAARTSGAVYMLGETSYYYPGVLYCREQYARGAFGRIVYGQAEYYHDWDHGLYDVARWRGGENWRETAGIPPMYYPTHSTSQIISVTGARMTRVSCQGYRDAHEDGIYGANDWNNPFSNQSALFSMSDGSVCRINEFRRVGHPGCVRMGLQGTEGGFEQTAAGASWLQKDGTHVEPLDDLLNCTGQPVQGSDSMGSDPMDRVTASDGTHFGVSALHPVERLPEAFAGLPNGHAGSHQFLVDDFVMACVNGTTPPNNVWDAARYMLPGLTAHESALHGGALLQVPDLGDPPGIN